The sequence CACCGAATGGACAAAGATGGAAGCGGGGCTAAAAGTTGCCGGGGGAAAATGTATTCTCAATTCCACCAATTATGAGGACGGTGAACCCCGGTTTTTGCAAGTATTAAAGTTAGCCAAAACCTACGGGGCAGGGGTAGTGATTGGCACGATTGATGAGGAGGGAATGGCACGCACGGCGGAGAAAAAATTTGCCATTGCCCAACGGGCGTATCGGCAGGCGGTTGAATTTGGCATACCCGCACAGGAATTATTTTTTGACCCCTTGGTTTTACCCATTTCCACTGGGATTGAGGAAGACCGACGCAATGCTTTGGAGACCATTCAAGGGATTGCTAAAATTAGAGCCAATTTCCCTGAATGTCATATTGTGTTAGGGGTTTCCAACGTCTCGTTTGGCTTAAAACCTGCCGCTCGTATGGCTTTAAATTCGGTATTTTTGCATCTAGCCCAGGAAGCGGGTATGGATGCGGCAATTGTCAGTGCCAGTAAAATTTTACCGATGCACAAAATCCCCCCAGAAGTGCAAAATCTCTGTCGGGAACTGATTAACGATGAACGGCGGTTTGATGGGGATGTATGTATCTATGACCCCTTAACGAAATTAACTGAATATTTTAGTGATGTGACGGTTACCAAAACCACAATTGATCCGGAAACGTTGACCATAGAAGAGCGTTTACGGCGGCATATCATTGATGGGGAACGGATTGGGTTGGAAGCTACGTTACAAAAAGCCCTGGAGCATTATTCTGCCCTGGATATTATTAACCTGCATCTTTTGGAAGGGATGAAAACTGTTGGGGAATTATTTGGCAGTGGTCAGATGCAATTGCCCTTTGTGTTGCAGTCTGCAGAAACGATGAAAGCGGCGGTGGCATTTTTAGAACCCTACATGGAAAAGCAGGAAAATGCCAGTGGCAAAGGGACGGTGGTGATTGCTACGGTGAAAGGGGATGTGCATGATATTGGTAAAAATTTGGTGGATATTATCTTAAGTAATAACGGCTATCGGGTAATTAATCTGGGAATTAAACAGGAAGTAACCAGTATCATTGATGCCTATCAAAAGTATCAACCGGATTGTATTGCCATGAGCGGTTTGTTGGTGAAATCTACGGCGTTTATGAAAGAAAATCTGGAGGTTTTTAATCAAAAAGGGATCAAGGTGCCGGTTATTTTGGGGGGGGCGGCGCTCACCCGTAAATTTGTGGAGCAGGACTGCCAACAGGTCTATCGAGGAAAAGTAATTTATGGTAAAGATGCCTTTAGTGATCTGCATTTTATGGATCATTTAATGGCGGCTAAATCTGAGAATCAATGGGATGACGAAAAAGGATTTTTGCAGGAATTAAACGGGGCACAATCTACGGATTTACCGGCGAATGATGTGCCAACCACCAAACCGATTGATCTGGTATCGGTAGATGAGGTGATTCCCCCACAGGTGCAACAGGATATTCCCCGCCCATTACCACCTTTTTGGGGTAATTGTTTGCTTACAACCAAGGATATTCCGATTGCGGAAGTTTGGAACTATTTGGATCAGCAGGCGTTAATTGCTGGTCAGTGGCAATTTCGTAAACCACGGGAGCAAACCAAGGAGGAGTACCAAGCGTTTCTGGCGGAAAAGGTGTATCCAATTTTAGAGCAGTGGCGACAACGGATTCAGCAGGAATCCTGTTTAGAACCCCAGCTAGTTTATGGTTATTTTCCCTGCCAATCTGAGGGTAATACATTACATATTTACAACCCCGATTATGCTCAGCAATTTCCTGATCAACCAGTGCCTTGGCAAGTGAATTTAACACCCATTGCCAGCTTCCGATTTCCCCGCCAACGTACTGGTAAACGCCTGTGTATCGCTGACTTTTTTGCCCCACTCGGTTCTGAGTATTTGGATGTCATTGGCTTGCAGGCGGTAACCATGGGACAACTCGCAACTGAATATGCTCAAAAACTCTATGATAGCAATGCTTATTCAGATTACTTATATTTTCATGGTATTGCGGTGCAAATGGCAGAAGCTCTAGCCGAATGGAACCACGCCCGTATTCGCCGGGAATTGGGTTATCTTGAGCAGGAACCGGACAATATCCATGACATTTTAGCGCAACGGTATCAAGGTTCTCGCTATAGTTTTGGTTATCCCGCTTGTCCCAATTTACAGGATCAATATGCCCTGTTGAACTTATTAGAAACCCAGCGGATTCATCTCATCATGGATGATGCGGAACAACTCCATCCTGAACAATCCACCACCGCCTTAATTTGCTACCACCCAGAAGCGAAATACTTTACTCCTTGATCTCGTTAATTTTGTGATGGGATTGACCCTTTAGGGCTTCAATTTCTAAAACACTGACCAGCACACCAGCAAGGGGAACCGCCAAAAAGATTCCGATAATTCCCGCCAATCGTGCGCCCAAAAGTAAGGCAAAAAACATAAAAACTGGATTGATATTCAACGAATCTTTCATGACCCGTGGCATCAGCAGATTTTCTTCAATTTGTTGCATAATGACGCAGACAACTAGAACCGTAAGGCTCGTTCCCAAACCATTGGGCAATACAATTAACGAGATTAAAGCAATTCCCAAAGTTGCACCAATCCCGGGGATCAGATCAAACATTCCGGCAATTACTGCGAGTAACAAAGACTGGGGCAAACCCATGAACCAAAATACAATCAATATGGAGATGCCAAAAAAGCAGGAAAGCAGAAAGCGACCCCAAAAGAAACCGAGAAAATTGCTTTGTACTGCTGGTGTCAAGCGACCCCGCCAAGGTTCCGGGATCGGCTGGATCAAAAACCACCAAATTCGGGCACCATCGGCAAGCATAAACAGGGCAATAATCACCACCACCACCAAGTAACCCAAGCTATAGATAAATTGCTGAATTGCCCCAAATGCTACACCCGTGACATTCAGTAAATTGTTCTGGATAAATTTTTCAATTAGTTGGAAATCAACGGATAAATTGAGCCTTGAAAGTAGATTTTCCCCAGCCTCTAGTAAATTCACAATCGAACGTTCAATTTCCTGAGAACGATTGAGGACATCCTGGGCTTGTGCCAACACCGTAAATCCCAGGGTACTCACCAACCCCAATAATAATAAACCAGCGACACCGGTAACCAAAGTAATCGCCCAACCCTGGGGCAACCAACGTTGCACATAAGTCACGGGATAATGCAGCAAAAAAGCTAGAATTCCTGCCAGAATAAAAATGATCAGTACGGGTGCGAAATAATTTAATACCAAAAACGAAATCCATCCTAAGCCGCACAATAATAGGTAACGAATTAAACGGGTATTACTTAAGTGGGGCGGCATGATTCAAGTTCCCAATTAATCAAGAATCCTCAGAACGGTTTGGAAATAAGCGGTTTAGCGGAGAAATACGCATCCCTGGTGCTTGATAATCCTTGGGCAGATATTCTGAGGGAATGGTGGTGTGATTCCCATCTCGAATCGCCGTAAAGCTAGGCGACATAATTTCCACCCCAGCTTCATTGAAGCAATCTTGAATATGTTGGTGTAATTCGGAATAGATAAAGGGAATTAATTGCGGTTGATCGGTAGCCGCATTCAAATTGTAACTGACGGTGTAATCATTCAAAGCAGTCTGCCAAACAAAAGGAGCTGGCTCAGACAAAATTCCCTTGGTGCGTCGGGCGGCTTCAATTAATAATTGGTAAACTTTTTGCCAAACAACATCATAACCCATGGTCACGGTTGTATTCAGAAATAGGGGTCGGTCAGGGGAATTCTGACTGGCTGTACTAAAGTTAGTAATGGAGCTATTAAGAACCATTGAATTGGGCAAAGTAATAATTTCATTGCGGGGGGTGCGAATCCGAGTAATCAGTAAACTTTT comes from Synechococcus sp. C9 and encodes:
- the metH gene encoding methionine synthase, which gives rise to MTSAFLERLHHPSRPVIVFDGAMGTNLQSQNLTAADFGGAQYEGCNEYLVVTKPEAVAQVHRSFLEAGADVIETDTFGANAVVLAEYDLAPLAYELNVKAAQLAKQLTTEFSTPEKPRFVAGSIGPGTKLPTLGHIDFDTLVASYQEQVRGLCDGGVDLLLLETCQDVLQIKAGLQAINEVFTARQQRLPVMVSVTMEQQGTMLVGSDIGAVVAILAPYAIDILGLNCATGPDLMESHIRYLSEHAPFVISCIPNAGLPENVNGQAVYRLEPPDLAGALQHFVVDLGVQIIGGCCGTRPAHIRQLVKLSQHLQPKPRQVHYVPAAASIYTAQPYTQDNSFLIIGERLNASGSKKCRDLLNAEDWDGLVAIAREQVREGAHILDVNVDYVGRDGERDMKELVSRLVTQVSLPLMLDSTEWTKMEAGLKVAGGKCILNSTNYEDGEPRFLQVLKLAKTYGAGVVIGTIDEEGMARTAEKKFAIAQRAYRQAVEFGIPAQELFFDPLVLPISTGIEEDRRNALETIQGIAKIRANFPECHIVLGVSNVSFGLKPAARMALNSVFLHLAQEAGMDAAIVSASKILPMHKIPPEVQNLCRELINDERRFDGDVCIYDPLTKLTEYFSDVTVTKTTIDPETLTIEERLRRHIIDGERIGLEATLQKALEHYSALDIINLHLLEGMKTVGELFGSGQMQLPFVLQSAETMKAAVAFLEPYMEKQENASGKGTVVIATVKGDVHDIGKNLVDIILSNNGYRVINLGIKQEVTSIIDAYQKYQPDCIAMSGLLVKSTAFMKENLEVFNQKGIKVPVILGGAALTRKFVEQDCQQVYRGKVIYGKDAFSDLHFMDHLMAAKSENQWDDEKGFLQELNGAQSTDLPANDVPTTKPIDLVSVDEVIPPQVQQDIPRPLPPFWGNCLLTTKDIPIAEVWNYLDQQALIAGQWQFRKPREQTKEEYQAFLAEKVYPILEQWRQRIQQESCLEPQLVYGYFPCQSEGNTLHIYNPDYAQQFPDQPVPWQVNLTPIASFRFPRQRTGKRLCIADFFAPLGSEYLDVIGLQAVTMGQLATEYAQKLYDSNAYSDYLYFHGIAVQMAEALAEWNHARIRRELGYLEQEPDNIHDILAQRYQGSRYSFGYPACPNLQDQYALLNLLETQRIHLIMDDAEQLHPEQSTTALICYHPEAKYFTP
- a CDS encoding AI-2E family transporter; amino-acid sequence: MPPHLSNTRLIRYLLLCGLGWISFLVLNYFAPVLIIFILAGILAFLLHYPVTYVQRWLPQGWAITLVTGVAGLLLLGLVSTLGFTVLAQAQDVLNRSQEIERSIVNLLEAGENLLSRLNLSVDFQLIEKFIQNNLLNVTGVAFGAIQQFIYSLGYLVVVVIIALFMLADGARIWWFLIQPIPEPWRGRLTPAVQSNFLGFFWGRFLLSCFFGISILIVFWFMGLPQSLLLAVIAGMFDLIPGIGATLGIALISLIVLPNGLGTSLTVLVVCVIMQQIEENLLMPRVMKDSLNINPVFMFFALLLGARLAGIIGIFLAVPLAGVLVSVLEIEALKGQSHHKINEIKE